The Toxotes jaculatrix isolate fToxJac2 chromosome 14, fToxJac2.pri, whole genome shotgun sequence genome window below encodes:
- the LOC121193447 gene encoding transcriptional regulator Myc-B-like isoform X1: protein MPPVLTMSSTNYDYDYDTVQPLFFLDGEEEDFYPPPRSQLLPGPGEDIWKKFELLPTPPLSPNRRPSLSDVPLSASDHLEAVSDLLDGDCSPSAAFLQSFIIQDCMWSSSFAAATKLEKVVSERLASLRSRQDSSTTTTTNTNGVTDPAGDQQVGRPQVNTGYLQDLHTAATDCIDPSVVFPCTKLMEKSGDGAAMEAGSELCLDSPPLSSSDSESEEEEEEEEEDEEIDVVTVDRRKASRRSDTSPLVLKRSHVNIHQHNYAAQQPPATREQPAVKRIRSEVACSALRQGGGRRCWSPRSDGEDSDDKRRTHNVLERQRRNELKMSFLALRDQIPAVANNDKAAKVVILKKATEFITEIREDERRLQTMKDELRKRSRQLKHRLEQLRTSH, encoded by the exons atgcCGCCGGTGTTAACCATGTCCAGCACAAACTATGATTACGACTACGACACAGTCCAGCCCTTATTCTTCTTGGATGGCGAGGAGGAGGACTTCTACCCTCCTCCACGTAGCCAGCTCCTCCCAGGCCCCGGTGAGGACATCTGGAAGAAATTCGAGCTGCTGCCGACGCCTCCCCTGTCCCCCAACCGGAGACCCTCCCTGTCCGATGTCCCGCTGTCTGCCTCAGATCACCTGGAGGCGGTGTCCGACCTCCTGGACGGGGATTGCAGTCCCTCCGCTGCCTTCCTCCAGTCCTTCATCATCCAGGACTGCATGTGGAGCAGCAGCTTCGCCGCCGCCACCAAGCTGGAGAAGGTGGTGTCTGAGAGGCTGGCCTCGCTCCGGTCCCGCCAAGACTCctccaccactaccaccaccaacACTAACGGCGTCACAGACCCAGCAGGTGATCAGCAGGTGGGCAGGCCTCAGGTGAACACGGGGTACCTGCAGGACCTccacacagcagccacagactGTATCGACCCCTCTGTGGTGTTCCCATGCACCAAGCTGATGGAGAAGAGCGGCGATGGAGCAGCGATGGAGGCGGGGTCAGAGCTGTGTCTGGACTCACcacctctcagcagcagtgacagtgaatcaG aagaagaagaagaagaggaggaggaggatgaagagatcGACGTGGTGACGGTGGACAGGCGAAAGGCGTCACGGCGGTCAGACACCTCCCCGCTGGTCCTGAAACGCTCCCACGTCAACATCCACCAACACAACTACGCCGCCCAGCAGCCCCCAGCGACCCGCGAGCAGCCCGCCGTGAAGCGGATCAGGTCGGAGGTCGCCTGCTCTGCGCTGAGGCAGGGCGGCGGCCGCAGGTGCTGGAGTCCACGATCAGACGGAGAGGACAGCGACGACAAACGCAGGACTCACAACGTGCTGGAGAGGCAGCGACGAAACGAGCTGAAGATGAGCTTCTTGGCTCTGAGGGACCAAATCCCGGCGGTGGCCAACAACGATAAAGCAGCCAAGGTGGTGATTCTGAAGAAGGCCACGGAGTTCATCACGGAGATCCGGGAGGACGAGAGGAGGCTGCAGACGATGAAGGAcgagctgaggaagaggagcagacagCTGAAGCACAGACTGGAGCAGCTCAGGACTTCACATTAA
- the LOC121193447 gene encoding transcriptional regulator Myc-B-like isoform X3, with amino-acid sequence MPPVLTMSSTNYDYDYDTVQPLFFLDGEEEDFYPPPRSQLLPGPGEDIWKKFELLPTPPLSPNRRPSLSDVPLSASDHLEAVSDLLDGDCSPSAAFLQSFIIQDCMWSSSFAAATKLEKVVSERLASLRSRQDSSTTTTTNTNGVTDPAGDQQVGRPQVNTGYLQDLHTAATDCIDPSVVFPCTKLMEKSGDGAAMEAGSELCLDSPPLSSSDSESEEEEEEEDEEIDVVTVDRRKASRRSDTSPLVLKRSHVNIHQHNYAAQQPPATREQPAVKRIRSEVACSALRQGGGRRCWSPRSDGEDSDDKRRTHNVLERQRRNELKMSFLALRDQIPAVANNDKAAKVVILKKATEFITEIREDERRLQTMKDELRKRSRQLKHRLEQLRTSH; translated from the exons atgcCGCCGGTGTTAACCATGTCCAGCACAAACTATGATTACGACTACGACACAGTCCAGCCCTTATTCTTCTTGGATGGCGAGGAGGAGGACTTCTACCCTCCTCCACGTAGCCAGCTCCTCCCAGGCCCCGGTGAGGACATCTGGAAGAAATTCGAGCTGCTGCCGACGCCTCCCCTGTCCCCCAACCGGAGACCCTCCCTGTCCGATGTCCCGCTGTCTGCCTCAGATCACCTGGAGGCGGTGTCCGACCTCCTGGACGGGGATTGCAGTCCCTCCGCTGCCTTCCTCCAGTCCTTCATCATCCAGGACTGCATGTGGAGCAGCAGCTTCGCCGCCGCCACCAAGCTGGAGAAGGTGGTGTCTGAGAGGCTGGCCTCGCTCCGGTCCCGCCAAGACTCctccaccactaccaccaccaacACTAACGGCGTCACAGACCCAGCAGGTGATCAGCAGGTGGGCAGGCCTCAGGTGAACACGGGGTACCTGCAGGACCTccacacagcagccacagactGTATCGACCCCTCTGTGGTGTTCCCATGCACCAAGCTGATGGAGAAGAGCGGCGATGGAGCAGCGATGGAGGCGGGGTCAGAGCTGTGTCTGGACTCACcacctctcagcagcagtgacagtgaatcaG aagaagaagaggaggaggaggatgaagagatcGACGTGGTGACGGTGGACAGGCGAAAGGCGTCACGGCGGTCAGACACCTCCCCGCTGGTCCTGAAACGCTCCCACGTCAACATCCACCAACACAACTACGCCGCCCAGCAGCCCCCAGCGACCCGCGAGCAGCCCGCCGTGAAGCGGATCAGGTCGGAGGTCGCCTGCTCTGCGCTGAGGCAGGGCGGCGGCCGCAGGTGCTGGAGTCCACGATCAGACGGAGAGGACAGCGACGACAAACGCAGGACTCACAACGTGCTGGAGAGGCAGCGACGAAACGAGCTGAAGATGAGCTTCTTGGCTCTGAGGGACCAAATCCCGGCGGTGGCCAACAACGATAAAGCAGCCAAGGTGGTGATTCTGAAGAAGGCCACGGAGTTCATCACGGAGATCCGGGAGGACGAGAGGAGGCTGCAGACGATGAAGGAcgagctgaggaagaggagcagacagCTGAAGCACAGACTGGAGCAGCTCAGGACTTCACATTAA
- the LOC121193447 gene encoding transcriptional regulator Myc-B-like isoform X2 has product MPPVLTMSSTNYDYDYDTVQPLFFLDGEEEDFYPPPRSQLLPGPGEDIWKKFELLPTPPLSPNRRPSLSDVPLSASDHLEAVSDLLDGDCSPSAAFLQSFIIQDCMWSSSFAAATKLEKVVSERLASLRSRQDSSTTTTTNTNGVTDPAGDQQVGRPQVNTGYLQDLHTAATDCIDPSVVFPCTKLMEKSGDGAAMEAGSELCLDSPPLSSSDSESEEEEEEEEDEEIDVVTVDRRKASRRSDTSPLVLKRSHVNIHQHNYAAQQPPATREQPAVKRIRSEVACSALRQGGGRRCWSPRSDGEDSDDKRRTHNVLERQRRNELKMSFLALRDQIPAVANNDKAAKVVILKKATEFITEIREDERRLQTMKDELRKRSRQLKHRLEQLRTSH; this is encoded by the exons atgcCGCCGGTGTTAACCATGTCCAGCACAAACTATGATTACGACTACGACACAGTCCAGCCCTTATTCTTCTTGGATGGCGAGGAGGAGGACTTCTACCCTCCTCCACGTAGCCAGCTCCTCCCAGGCCCCGGTGAGGACATCTGGAAGAAATTCGAGCTGCTGCCGACGCCTCCCCTGTCCCCCAACCGGAGACCCTCCCTGTCCGATGTCCCGCTGTCTGCCTCAGATCACCTGGAGGCGGTGTCCGACCTCCTGGACGGGGATTGCAGTCCCTCCGCTGCCTTCCTCCAGTCCTTCATCATCCAGGACTGCATGTGGAGCAGCAGCTTCGCCGCCGCCACCAAGCTGGAGAAGGTGGTGTCTGAGAGGCTGGCCTCGCTCCGGTCCCGCCAAGACTCctccaccactaccaccaccaacACTAACGGCGTCACAGACCCAGCAGGTGATCAGCAGGTGGGCAGGCCTCAGGTGAACACGGGGTACCTGCAGGACCTccacacagcagccacagactGTATCGACCCCTCTGTGGTGTTCCCATGCACCAAGCTGATGGAGAAGAGCGGCGATGGAGCAGCGATGGAGGCGGGGTCAGAGCTGTGTCTGGACTCACcacctctcagcagcagtgacagtgaatcaG aagaagaagaagaggaggaggaggatgaagagatcGACGTGGTGACGGTGGACAGGCGAAAGGCGTCACGGCGGTCAGACACCTCCCCGCTGGTCCTGAAACGCTCCCACGTCAACATCCACCAACACAACTACGCCGCCCAGCAGCCCCCAGCGACCCGCGAGCAGCCCGCCGTGAAGCGGATCAGGTCGGAGGTCGCCTGCTCTGCGCTGAGGCAGGGCGGCGGCCGCAGGTGCTGGAGTCCACGATCAGACGGAGAGGACAGCGACGACAAACGCAGGACTCACAACGTGCTGGAGAGGCAGCGACGAAACGAGCTGAAGATGAGCTTCTTGGCTCTGAGGGACCAAATCCCGGCGGTGGCCAACAACGATAAAGCAGCCAAGGTGGTGATTCTGAAGAAGGCCACGGAGTTCATCACGGAGATCCGGGAGGACGAGAGGAGGCTGCAGACGATGAAGGAcgagctgaggaagaggagcagacagCTGAAGCACAGACTGGAGCAGCTCAGGACTTCACATTAA
- the LOC121193456 gene encoding CYFIP-related Rac1 interactor B-like, protein MGNLIKVLTRDIDNNGGNFFLDFENAQPSQSETAVWEKVNQVLTEARVILDDLQAYRGAGEEIRKAIQSPGVEGVQEKAWSAVVPLVAKLKTFYEFSQKLESSLHCLLDVLTSSGSTPTQHLEQKQALARQFAHILHFTLRFDELKMTNPAIQNDFSYYRRTISRMRINNVSANSENEVNNELANRMSLFYASATPMLKTLSDATTKFVSDNPDVPIENTTDCLSTMASVCKVMLETPEYRSRFASEETVLFCLRVMVGVIILYDHVHPAGAFVKTSNIDMKGCIRVLKEQPPSSVEGLLNALRYTTKHLNDETTSKQIKNMLQPN, encoded by the exons ATGGGGAACCTGATCAAAGTGTTAACCAGAGACATCGACAACAATGGTGGAAACTTCTTCCTGGACTTTGAGA ACGCTCAGCCCTCACAGTCGGAGACGGCGGTGTGGGAGAAGGTGAACCAGGTGCTGACGGAGGCTCGGGTCATCCTGGACGACCTGCAGGCAtacagaggagcaggagaggagataCGAAAG gccaTCCAGAGTCCTGGTGTGGAGGGTGTACAGGAGAAGGCCTGGTCTGCTGTGGTTCCTCTGGTCGCTAAACTCAAAACCTTCTACGAGTTCTCCCAGAAACTCG AGTCCAGTCTGCACTGTCTCCTGGACGTCCTCACCAGCTCTGGTTCGACTCCCACTCAGCATCTGGAGCAGAAACAGGCTCTGGCTCGTCAGTTCGCCCACATCCTGCACTTCACGCTGCGCTTCGACGAGCTCAAG aTGACAAATCCTGCCATTCAGAACGACTTCAGCTACTACCGCCGCACAATCAGCCGCATGCGAATCAACAACGTGTCt GCCAACTCAGAGAATGAGGTCAACAACGAGCTGGCCAATCGGATGTCTCTGTTTTACGCCAGCGCCACGCCGATGCTGAAGACGCTAAGTGACGCCACAACAAAGTTTGTCTCAGAT aATCCGGACGTCCCAATCGAAAACACGACAGACTGTCTGAGTACGATGGCCAGTGTGTGTAAAGTGATGCTGGAAACACC ggagtaTCGCAGTCGCTTCGCCAGTGAGGAGACGGTGCTGTTCTGCCTCCGTGTGATGGTCGGCGTCATCATCCTCTACGACCACGTTCACCCGGCCGGAGCCTTCGTTAAGACCTCCAACATAGAC atgaaAGGCTGCATCAGAGTGCTGAAGGAGCAGCCGCCCAGCAGTGTGGAGGGATTACTCAACGCTCTCAG GTACACGACCAAACATCTGAACGATGAGACTACCTCCAAGCAAATCAAAAACATGTTGCAGCCAAATTAA
- the LOC121193461 gene encoding prohibitin-2-like translates to MAGKEPGGFLQQLRQIAGRMSSGPRGAGLGVKLLIGAGALAYGVKEATYTVEGGQRAIIFNRIGGMQMDTVLAEGLHFRIPWFQYPIIYDIRAKPRKISSLTGSKDLQMVNVTLRVLSRPLASNLPTLYQHLGQDYDERVLPSIVNEVLKSVVAKFNASQLITQRAQVSLLIRRELFERAKDFNIILDDVAITELSFSREYTAAVEAKQVAQQEAQRAQFYVEKAKQDQRQKVIQAEGEAQAAKMLGEAVTKNPGYLKLRKIRAAQNIAKTVAQSQNRVYLNADSLVLNLQDSDKFNLSLKK, encoded by the exons ATGGCGGGTAAAGAGCCCGGG ggtttcctgcagcagctgcgGCAGATCGCAGGCAGGATGTCGTCTGGTCCTCGAGGAGCGGGACTCGGTGTCAAACTGCTGATCGGAGCCGGAGCTCTGGCTTACGGAGTGAAGGAAGCCACATACACAG TCGAAGGAGGACAGAGAGCGATCATCTTCAACAGGATCGGAGGGATGCAGATGGACACGGTGCTCGCCGAGGGACTCCACTTCAG GATACCCTGGTTCCAGTATCCCATCATCTACGACATCCGAGCCAAACCCAGAAAGATCTCCTCGCTCACCGGAAGCAAAG ACCTTCAGATGGTGAACGTCACACTGCGAGTTCTGTCCAGGCCGCTGGCGTCCAACCTGCCCACCCTCTACCAGCACCTGGGACAGGACTACGACGAGCGCGTCCTGCCCTCCATCGTCAACGAGGTGCTGAAGAGCGTGGTGGCGAAGTTCAACGCCTCGCAGCTCATCACTCAGAGAGCgcag GTTTCTCTGCTGATCCGCAGGGAGCTGTTTGAACGAGCCAAAGACTTCAACATCATCCTGGACGACGTGGCCATCACCGAGCTCAGCTTCAGTCGAGAGTACACCGCCGCCGTGGAGGCCAAACAAGTCG CCCAGCAGGAGGCGCAGCGAGCTCAGTTTTATGTGGAGAAGGCCAAACAGGACCAGAGGCAGAAGGTCATCCAGGCTGAAGGAGAAGCTCAGGCTGCCAAGATG ctGGGCGAAGCTGTGACGAAGAACCCAGGCTACCTGAAGCTCAGGAAGATCCGGGCGGCGCAGAACATCGCCAAGACG GTGGCGCAGTCCCAAAACAGGGTGTACCTGAACGCCGACAGCCTGGTGCTCAACCTGCAGGACAGCGACAAGTTCAA tttgTCGCTGAAGAAGTAA